From the genome of Arthrobacter alpinus, one region includes:
- the sucD gene encoding succinate--CoA ligase subunit alpha: MSIFLNKDSKVIVQGITGGEGTKHTALMLKAGTQIVGGVNARKAGTTVVHGDVELPVFGTVAEAVAETGADVSIVFVPPAFTKDAVVEAIEAGVPLVVVITEGVPVQDSAEFWALAQSKVDASGNQVTRIIGPNCPGIITPGEALVGITPNNITQKGPIGLVSKSGTLTYQMMYELRDLGFSTAIGIGGDPVIGTTHIDALAAFEADPETKAIVMIGEIGGDAEERAAEYIKAHVTKPVVGYVAGFTAPEGKTMGHAGAIVSGSAGTAQAKKEALEAAGVKVGKTPSETATLLREVYAAL, from the coding sequence ATGTCTATTTTCTTGAACAAGGACTCTAAGGTCATCGTCCAGGGCATCACCGGCGGCGAAGGCACCAAGCACACCGCCCTGATGCTCAAGGCCGGTACTCAGATTGTTGGCGGCGTGAACGCACGCAAGGCCGGCACCACGGTTGTCCACGGCGACGTTGAACTCCCCGTTTTCGGTACCGTTGCAGAAGCTGTTGCCGAGACCGGTGCAGATGTCTCCATCGTGTTCGTCCCCCCGGCTTTCACCAAGGACGCCGTCGTCGAGGCCATCGAAGCCGGCGTTCCGCTGGTTGTTGTCATCACTGAGGGTGTGCCGGTCCAGGACTCTGCCGAGTTCTGGGCACTGGCTCAGTCCAAGGTTGACGCTTCCGGAAACCAGGTTACCCGCATCATCGGGCCGAACTGCCCCGGCATCATTACCCCCGGCGAGGCACTGGTTGGCATCACGCCGAACAACATCACCCAGAAGGGCCCCATCGGCTTGGTTTCCAAGTCCGGCACCCTGACCTACCAGATGATGTACGAGCTGCGCGATTTGGGCTTCTCCACCGCGATCGGCATCGGTGGCGACCCCGTCATCGGCACCACGCACATCGACGCACTTGCTGCATTCGAAGCGGACCCCGAGACCAAGGCCATTGTCATGATCGGTGAAATCGGTGGCGACGCTGAAGAACGCGCGGCCGAGTACATCAAGGCCCACGTCACCAAGCCGGTTGTTGGCTACGTGGCAGGCTTCACCGCTCCCGAGGGCAAGACCATGGGCCACGCCGGCGCCATTGTCTCCGGCTCCGCGGGCACGGCTCAGGCCAAGAAGGAAGCCCTCGAGGCTGCCGGTGTCAAGGTTGGCAAAACGCCGTCCGAGACCGCAACGCTGCTGCGCGAAGTTTACGCAGCCCTGTAG
- the sucC gene encoding ADP-forming succinate--CoA ligase subunit beta, whose amino-acid sequence MDLFEYQARDMFEAHGVPVLAGIVAHTPEEAKAAAEKIGGVTVVKAQVKVGGRGKAGGVKVAKNADEAFAHASAILGMDIKGHTVNTVMIAQGADIAQEFYFSVLLDRANRNYLAMCSVEGGVEIEVLAVERPEALARIAVDPAVGIDAAKADEIVATAGFSAELAPKVAAAIIKLWDVFVKEDATLVEVNPLVLTGAGDIVALDGKVSLDENADFRHPHHLELEDAAAADPLEAKAKAADLNYVKLDGEVGVIGNGAGLVMSTLDVVAYAGENHGGVKPANFLDIGGGASAEVMAAGLDVILNDPQVKSVFVNVFGGITACDAVAKGIVGALAELGAAANKPLVVRLDGNNVEEGRRILNEANHPLVTLAATMDEGADKAAELAHAAK is encoded by the coding sequence GTGGACCTGTTTGAATACCAGGCGCGCGACATGTTTGAGGCTCACGGCGTTCCCGTGTTGGCCGGCATCGTGGCGCACACCCCTGAAGAAGCAAAGGCAGCAGCCGAGAAAATTGGCGGCGTCACCGTCGTCAAGGCACAGGTAAAGGTCGGTGGCCGCGGCAAGGCCGGCGGCGTCAAGGTGGCAAAAAATGCTGATGAAGCATTCGCGCACGCCTCCGCCATCCTCGGCATGGACATCAAGGGCCACACCGTCAACACGGTCATGATTGCCCAGGGTGCAGACATTGCGCAGGAGTTCTACTTCTCCGTTTTGCTGGACCGGGCGAACCGCAACTACTTGGCCATGTGCTCGGTGGAAGGCGGCGTCGAGATCGAGGTGCTTGCAGTCGAGCGCCCCGAGGCCCTGGCCCGGATCGCCGTTGATCCTGCCGTGGGCATCGACGCGGCCAAGGCCGACGAGATCGTTGCCACAGCAGGCTTCAGTGCCGAATTGGCCCCGAAGGTTGCCGCTGCGATCATCAAGCTGTGGGACGTCTTCGTCAAGGAAGACGCCACCCTCGTTGAGGTCAACCCGTTGGTCCTCACCGGCGCCGGCGACATCGTCGCCCTTGACGGTAAGGTTTCTCTGGATGAGAACGCCGACTTCCGCCACCCGCACCACCTCGAGCTCGAGGACGCGGCAGCAGCTGACCCGTTGGAGGCCAAAGCCAAGGCTGCGGACCTGAACTACGTCAAGCTCGACGGTGAAGTTGGCGTCATCGGCAACGGCGCAGGCCTGGTCATGTCCACATTGGATGTTGTGGCCTACGCCGGGGAAAACCACGGCGGCGTCAAGCCCGCCAACTTCCTGGACATCGGCGGTGGAGCATCCGCAGAGGTCATGGCCGCTGGTCTGGACGTCATCCTCAACGACCCCCAGGTCAAGAGCGTCTTTGTTAACGTCTTCGGCGGCATCACCGCCTGTGACGCTGTCGCCAAGGGCATTGTTGGCGCGCTGGCCGAACTTGGTGCAGCAGCGAACAAGCCGCTCGTGGTCCGCCTCGATGGCAACAACGTTGAAGAAGGCCGCCGCATCCTCAACGAAGCCAACCACCCGTTGGTCACCCTGGCCGCCACGATGGACGAGGGCGCCGACAAGGCTGCCGAGCTCGCCCACGCTGCAAAGTAG